A genomic region of Ehrlichia japonica contains the following coding sequences:
- a CDS encoding YebC/PmpR family DNA-binding transcriptional regulator, which translates to MAGHSQFANIKHRKGAQDAKRAQRFTKLTREIIVAAKQGLPDPEFNSRLRSAIIAAKKENLPKDKIDAAIKSATGNTQNDNYEEVVYEGYGPGNIALMIQTLTNNRNRTAAELRHALSKYNGKLGESGSVSFLFNHVGVIAYKASSIDSFDSLFDTAIELQALDVEEIIQDDTQDKMYYVICNVQDFGNVRDHLFHKFADAEFSRLFWKSSDILKIEDEEIQRKILSLMDLLENNDDVQYIDSNFTF; encoded by the coding sequence ATGGCTGGTCACTCACAATTTGCAAACATAAAACACAGAAAAGGAGCTCAAGATGCAAAAAGAGCTCAAAGATTTACAAAACTAACAAGGGAAATTATTGTCGCTGCAAAACAAGGATTACCAGATCCAGAGTTTAATTCTAGGTTAAGATCTGCAATCATTGCAGCAAAAAAAGAGAATCTTCCTAAAGATAAAATTGATGCTGCAATCAAAAGTGCAACTGGAAATACTCAAAATGATAATTATGAGGAAGTAGTATATGAGGGTTACGGTCCAGGAAATATAGCTTTGATGATTCAAACTTTAACTAATAATCGCAATAGAACAGCAGCTGAATTAAGACATGCTTTATCAAAGTATAATGGTAAATTGGGAGAATCTGGAAGCGTAAGTTTCCTTTTTAATCACGTAGGAGTAATAGCTTATAAAGCTTCATCCATTGATAGCTTTGACTCATTATTTGACACTGCTATAGAATTACAAGCTTTAGATGTTGAAGAAATTATACAAGATGACACTCAAGATAAAATGTATTACGTCATTTGTAATGTTCAAGATTTTGGTAATGTAAGAGATCACCTATTCCATAAATTTGCTGATGCTGAGTTTTCTAGATTATTTTGGAAATCAAGTGATATTTTAAAAATAGAAGATGAAGAAATACAAAGGAAAATTTTAAGTCTAATGGATTTATTAGAAAATAACGATGATGTACAATACATAGATAGTAACTTTACCTTCTAA
- the rpsO gene encoding 30S ribosomal protein S15 has product MSITREKKSELISEYCLKKDDTGSSFVQCAILSERIRNLTEHLKIHKKDFHCRRGLMVLVCRRRNVLQYVRKKYGDNEYLALIKRLGIRDIFH; this is encoded by the coding sequence ATGTCAATTACACGTGAAAAAAAATCTGAATTAATAAGTGAATACTGCCTTAAGAAAGATGATACTGGTTCCTCTTTTGTGCAATGTGCAATTTTGTCAGAGAGAATACGTAATTTGACCGAGCATCTTAAAATCCACAAAAAAGATTTCCATTGTAGACGTGGTTTAATGGTATTAGTTTGTAGAAGACGTAATGTATTACAGTATGTTAGAAAAAAATACGGAGATAATGAATATTTGGCATTAATAAAGCGATTAGGTATCAGGGATATTTTTCACTGA
- the truB gene encoding tRNA pseudouridine(55) synthase TruB, translating to MYGWINLNKPCGISSTSVVNLVKKILNVKKVGHAGTLDPLASGVLPIAIGEATKVMPYAVDVVKSYLFTVQWGEQRTTDDAEGEIIGKSNIIPNLEDIKKAIPNFIGLLKQVPPNFSAVHVNGIRAFKLARSGQDVSLISKHVYVLELKLLSVDKENNRADFYLLCKKGVYVRSIARDLGIQLGCLGYVIKLQRVRVGYFRKKNAITLEMLKMLHSDGRRCSYLLPLCYVLQDVEHLDGVFSDIQIKKMKNGQNIELNNLCVISNCDICYVSTGNVPVAICSIVNNVVRPVRIFNV from the coding sequence ATGTATGGCTGGATAAATTTAAATAAACCATGTGGTATAAGTTCTACCTCTGTAGTTAATCTAGTTAAGAAGATTTTGAATGTCAAAAAAGTTGGTCATGCAGGTACATTAGATCCTTTAGCCTCTGGTGTTTTGCCCATTGCTATTGGTGAAGCTACAAAAGTTATGCCCTATGCTGTTGATGTTGTGAAATCTTATTTGTTTACGGTGCAGTGGGGTGAACAAAGAACAACTGATGATGCAGAAGGAGAGATAATAGGGAAGAGTAATATAATACCTAATTTGGAAGATATAAAAAAAGCTATTCCAAATTTTATTGGATTGTTAAAGCAAGTTCCTCCTAATTTTTCAGCAGTACATGTAAATGGAATTAGGGCTTTTAAGTTGGCTAGAAGCGGTCAAGATGTAAGTTTGATTTCTAAGCATGTTTATGTATTAGAGTTAAAATTATTGTCTGTTGATAAAGAAAATAACAGGGCAGATTTTTATTTGTTGTGTAAGAAAGGTGTATATGTCCGTTCTATAGCAAGAGATTTAGGGATACAATTAGGATGTTTAGGATATGTTATAAAATTACAAAGAGTTAGAGTAGGTTATTTTAGAAAAAAAAATGCCATTACTTTAGAAATGTTAAAGATGTTACATAGTGATGGTAGAAGATGTAGTTATTTATTGCCTTTGTGTTATGTTTTGCAAGATGTAGAACATCTTGATGGTGTTTTCTCTGATATTCAGATAAAAAAGATGAAAAATGGTCAAAATATTGAGTTAAATAACTTGTGTGTCATTAGTAATTGTGATATCTGTTATGTTAGTACGGGTAATGTGCCAGTGGCAATTTGTAGTATAGTTAATAATGTCGTAAGGCCAGTACGTATTTTTAATGTTTAA
- a CDS encoding methyltransferase domain-containing protein: MLIFDRSLVKLYRDRLFYNKGSNFIFSEISDILLDKISLFSVITGLVLNIGVRTDSFTENLLQKKLISSEEQVIQCDLSYCMLYNMQSSYRVVADEEALPFCNNTFDIVISNASLHNVNNLFSVLLSIYNIIKTKGVFLAALFGSKTLYELKYSIIRAEMGFGVAPRVLPFIHVQDIVSLLQKTGYSDIVVDVNTIMVEYNDIYTLFRDLKNMGEGNVLYARNKYPLTRTIITKIFENYKRYFSIDKISIPATFEIITLKASKV, encoded by the coding sequence ATGCTTATTTTCGACCGTAGCCTTGTAAAGCTTTATAGAGATAGGCTATTTTATAATAAAGGTAGTAACTTTATATTTTCTGAAATTAGTGATATTTTATTAGATAAGATTAGTTTGTTTTCAGTTATTACAGGATTAGTTTTAAATATCGGTGTTAGGACTGATTCTTTTACTGAAAATCTATTACAGAAAAAGCTGATATCTTCTGAAGAACAAGTAATACAATGTGATTTATCATATTGTATGTTATACAACATGCAGAGTAGCTATAGAGTAGTAGCTGATGAGGAGGCATTACCGTTTTGTAATAATACTTTTGATATTGTTATTAGTAATGCATCACTACATAATGTCAATAATTTATTTAGTGTATTATTGAGTATATATAATATTATAAAAACCAAGGGTGTTTTTCTTGCTGCGTTGTTTGGTAGTAAAACTCTTTATGAATTAAAATATTCAATTATCAGGGCAGAGATGGGTTTTGGTGTTGCACCTAGAGTGTTGCCTTTTATTCATGTTCAAGATATTGTTTCTTTATTACAAAAAACTGGATATTCTGATATTGTAGTAGATGTTAATACTATTATGGTGGAGTATAATGATATATATACTTTATTTAGAGATTTAAAAAATATGGGAGAAGGTAATGTATTATATGCTAGAAATAAGTATCCTTTAACTAGAACTATTATTACAAAAATTTTTGAGAATTATAAACGATACTTCTCAATAGATAAAATTAGTATTCCTGCTACTTTTGAAATTATTACTTTAAAGGCAAGTAAAGTGTAG
- a CDS encoding DUF721 domain-containing protein: MLFRSGPKSIGAAIEKLILNKCNKNHISRVEVLLFLNWNSIVGKEISQVAKPRKLSFLDGMNTGVLYIMVNSGGVAINIQYAIPVIIEKISVFFGFKAVHEVKIRQHYNI, translated from the coding sequence ATGTTGTTTAGATCTGGTCCTAAGAGTATAGGTGCTGCTATTGAGAAGTTGATATTGAATAAGTGTAATAAGAATCATATTAGCAGAGTTGAAGTACTTCTTTTTTTAAATTGGAATAGTATTGTTGGAAAAGAAATATCGCAAGTTGCTAAGCCAAGAAAGTTATCATTTTTAGATGGTATGAATACAGGAGTTCTATATATTATGGTAAATAGTGGTGGTGTTGCAATTAATATACAATATGCCATTCCAGTTATTATAGAAAAAATTTCCGTTTTTTTTGGATTTAAAGCAGTTCATGAAGTAAAAATTAGACAACATTATAATATTTGA
- the lepA gene encoding translation elongation factor 4, with translation MDKRNIRNFAIIAHIDHGKSTLADRLIEKCNGLNEREMKDQVLDSMDIERERGITIKAQTVRLVYKAKDGQTYYLNLMDTPGHVDFSYEVSRSLAACEGSLLVVDSSQGVEAQTLANVYKAIDSNHEIIPVLNKIDLASSDPDKVKLQIEDMIGIDASESLLVSAKSGIGIQDVLEAIVSKLPAPCGKLENPLKAILVDTWYDIYLGIVILLRIKDGVIKKGMKIVMMSNNAVYQVDNVGIFTPHKKIVDQLSVGEIGFITASIKELSDCKVGDTITEEQRRCSEPLPGFRTIHPVVFCSIFPNEAGEFERLREALKKLQLNDASFTFEVEISNALGYGFRCGFLGMLHLEVIQERLEREFNLDLTATAPGVIYQVTTKNGDVREVHNPHDFSEQYIANIKEPWICATIMVPDQYLGVIMSLCNNKRGEKLDLSYSGNTALLKYRLPLSEVVFDFYDRIKSMSKGYASLDWEMDGYLDSEIAKLSIFINSEPVDALACIIHKSKIEQRGREICIRLKDLIPRQQYKIAIQAAIGGRIVARETISPYRKDVTAKLYGGDVTRRMKLLEKQKKGKKKLRSIGNVNVPHNAFIQALKIID, from the coding sequence ATGGATAAGCGTAATATAAGAAATTTTGCTATAATAGCTCATATTGATCATGGTAAATCTACGTTGGCTGATCGGTTAATAGAAAAGTGTAATGGTTTGAATGAACGAGAAATGAAGGATCAAGTACTTGATTCTATGGATATTGAGAGAGAGCGTGGTATTACAATTAAGGCGCAAACTGTTAGACTGGTATATAAAGCTAAAGATGGACAAACATATTATTTAAATTTAATGGATACACCAGGACATGTGGATTTTTCATATGAGGTAAGTAGGAGTTTAGCTGCTTGTGAAGGATCATTACTTGTTGTGGATAGTAGTCAGGGAGTTGAAGCACAAACTTTAGCAAATGTATATAAGGCTATAGATAGTAATCATGAAATTATTCCAGTACTAAATAAAATAGATTTAGCATCCTCAGATCCAGATAAAGTGAAATTGCAGATAGAAGATATGATTGGCATTGATGCAAGTGAATCGCTACTTGTGTCGGCAAAATCAGGTATTGGCATACAAGATGTATTAGAAGCTATTGTTTCCAAGTTGCCAGCTCCATGTGGAAAATTAGAAAATCCATTGAAGGCTATATTAGTTGATACTTGGTATGATATATATCTTGGGATAGTAATTCTGTTACGTATTAAAGATGGTGTTATAAAAAAAGGCATGAAAATTGTTATGATGTCGAATAATGCTGTGTATCAAGTTGATAATGTAGGTATTTTTACTCCACATAAAAAAATTGTAGATCAACTTTCAGTAGGTGAAATTGGATTTATTACTGCTTCTATTAAAGAATTATCAGATTGTAAAGTGGGTGATACGATTACTGAAGAACAGAGAAGATGTAGTGAACCACTTCCTGGATTTCGGACAATTCATCCTGTAGTTTTTTGTAGTATTTTTCCAAATGAGGCTGGGGAGTTTGAAAGATTACGTGAAGCTTTAAAAAAGTTACAACTTAATGATGCAAGTTTTACTTTTGAAGTTGAGATTTCTAATGCACTGGGATATGGGTTTCGTTGTGGATTTTTAGGAATGTTACACTTAGAAGTAATTCAGGAAAGGTTGGAAAGGGAATTTAATTTAGATCTAACTGCTACAGCTCCAGGTGTAATTTATCAAGTTACTACTAAGAATGGTGATGTTCGTGAAGTACATAATCCTCATGATTTTAGTGAACAGTATATTGCTAATATTAAAGAACCATGGATCTGTGCTACTATTATGGTACCAGATCAATATTTAGGTGTTATCATGTCATTATGTAATAATAAAAGGGGTGAGAAACTGGATCTGTCGTATTCAGGTAATACAGCATTATTAAAATATAGACTACCATTATCCGAAGTTGTTTTTGATTTTTATGATAGAATAAAATCTATGTCCAAAGGTTATGCTAGTTTAGACTGGGAGATGGATGGGTATTTAGATAGTGAGATTGCTAAGTTAAGTATTTTTATAAACTCTGAGCCAGTAGATGCTCTTGCATGCATTATTCATAAAAGTAAAATAGAGCAAAGAGGACGTGAAATATGTATTAGATTAAAAGATTTAATTCCAAGACAACAATATAAGATTGCAATACAAGCAGCAATAGGTGGAAGGATTGTTGCTCGTGAAACTATCTCTCCATATCGTAAAGATGTTACAGCAAAATTATATGGTGGAGATGTTACCAGAAGGATGAAATTATTAGAAAAACAGAAAAAAGGAAAGAAAAAATTACGATCTATAGGGAATGTTAATGTTCCACATAATGCATTTATTCAAGCATTAAAAATCATAGATTAG
- the pnp gene encoding polyribonucleotide nucleotidyltransferase: MFNLIRRSTEWGGKTLILESGKIARQASGAVMVSYAGTTVLATVVVGKAKEPVDFLPLTVQFVAKSYAVGKIPGGFLKREGKPSDRETLVSRLIDRSVRPLFPAGFYDEVSIVCNLLSYDTVTPPEVTALIGATAALSISGVPFNGSVVGARVGYLPSEDKYLLNASADEMVCSSLDLFLSGNEDSVLMVESEASELSESQILGAIAFGHQNCQEVINLIKEFSHQSGKVPVEFIPHDISSIVSYIESSYKEDFSLAYSNTIKKERALKLEELRDKVLLEVTGKYSADNIEYNDQDIVSALKTFERSLVRSKIIDTSYRIDGRSFDEIRDIEIEVDVLPKAHGSALFTRGNTQALVVTALGTPQDEQIVDDLDGDRRENFLLHYNFPPYAVGESAALRAPGRREIGHGKLAWRAIRYVLPEKSDFPYTIRVVSEITESDGSSSMATVCGASLALMDTGVPIKSSVAGIAMGLIKENDEFIILSDILGEEDYLGDMDFKVAGTAEGITALQMDMKISGISIEVIERALLQAKDGRIYILGKMNAVIQESRNCIKNHAPRIESIFINKDKIRNVIGSGGKNIRDICEKTGAKIEIIQDGTVMIYAVNNEAVEYAKSMIMDIVTEPEIGKVFEGTVVEIVKFGAFISFLGGKRGLVHISEIKNEHISAVGSVISLNDKVKVLVIGIDREHIQLSMRRVDQGTGEPIDGELYNIRKGSFSDDSGSSSSTGSSFKESYSNSNRYGSHDKKRGGGSNRSSRRNSNGSNYYREDSPSSGFGNNNRSFSNGRNGNDVSRKPRFF, encoded by the coding sequence ATGTTTAATTTGATAAGAAGATCTACAGAATGGGGAGGAAAGACCTTAATTTTAGAGAGTGGTAAGATAGCAAGGCAAGCTAGTGGTGCTGTTATGGTTAGTTATGCTGGTACTACAGTTTTAGCAACAGTAGTAGTAGGTAAAGCTAAAGAGCCGGTAGATTTTTTACCATTAACTGTGCAATTTGTTGCAAAGAGTTATGCTGTTGGTAAAATTCCTGGTGGTTTTTTAAAGAGAGAAGGTAAACCATCTGATAGAGAGACATTGGTTTCTCGTTTAATAGATAGGAGTGTCAGGCCTTTATTCCCTGCTGGTTTCTATGATGAAGTTAGTATAGTATGTAACTTACTTTCATACGATACAGTTACGCCTCCTGAAGTTACTGCATTAATTGGAGCAACTGCAGCTTTATCTATATCTGGTGTTCCTTTTAATGGGTCAGTAGTTGGTGCAAGAGTTGGATATTTGCCATCAGAAGATAAATATTTACTGAATGCATCTGCTGATGAAATGGTGTGTAGTTCCTTAGATTTATTTTTATCAGGTAATGAAGACTCTGTTTTAATGGTTGAATCTGAGGCATCTGAGTTATCTGAGTCTCAAATATTAGGGGCAATAGCTTTTGGGCACCAAAATTGCCAAGAAGTTATTAATTTAATTAAAGAATTTAGTCATCAAAGTGGTAAAGTGCCTGTCGAATTTATACCACATGATATTAGTTCAATTGTAAGTTATATTGAATCCTCTTATAAAGAAGACTTTAGTTTAGCATATTCTAATACCATTAAAAAAGAAAGAGCATTGAAATTGGAAGAGTTAAGAGATAAAGTCTTACTTGAGGTAACAGGAAAATATAGTGCCGATAATATAGAGTATAATGATCAAGATATAGTTAGTGCGTTAAAAACCTTTGAAAGATCATTAGTGAGGTCCAAAATCATTGATACTTCTTATAGAATAGATGGTCGTTCATTTGATGAAATACGTGATATAGAAATTGAAGTAGATGTATTACCTAAAGCACATGGTTCTGCTTTATTTACTAGAGGAAATACACAAGCATTGGTTGTGACTGCATTGGGTACGCCTCAAGATGAGCAGATAGTTGATGATTTAGATGGTGATAGGAGAGAGAATTTCTTATTACATTATAATTTTCCTCCGTATGCAGTTGGGGAATCTGCAGCTTTACGTGCTCCTGGTAGGAGAGAAATAGGTCATGGTAAGCTTGCTTGGAGAGCGATTCGTTATGTATTACCTGAAAAGTCAGATTTTCCATATACTATTAGAGTAGTTTCTGAGATTACAGAATCAGATGGTTCTTCTTCAATGGCTACAGTTTGTGGGGCATCTTTGGCTTTAATGGATACAGGTGTGCCAATTAAATCTTCTGTTGCTGGTATTGCAATGGGGCTTATTAAGGAAAATGATGAATTTATAATACTTTCAGATATATTGGGTGAAGAAGACTATCTTGGTGATATGGATTTTAAAGTAGCTGGTACTGCTGAAGGTATTACTGCTTTACAAATGGATATGAAAATTTCAGGTATTAGCATTGAGGTAATTGAAAGGGCATTGCTTCAAGCTAAAGATGGTAGAATATATATTTTAGGTAAAATGAATGCGGTAATACAAGAGTCTCGCAATTGTATAAAAAATCATGCTCCTAGGATAGAATCTATCTTTATAAATAAAGATAAGATTCGTAATGTGATAGGAAGTGGTGGAAAAAATATACGTGATATCTGTGAAAAAACAGGTGCAAAAATTGAAATAATACAAGATGGCACTGTTATGATATATGCTGTTAATAATGAGGCAGTAGAATATGCTAAAAGTATGATAATGGATATTGTAACTGAACCCGAGATAGGTAAGGTTTTTGAAGGTACTGTTGTTGAAATTGTGAAATTTGGAGCTTTTATAAGTTTCTTAGGTGGTAAAAGAGGGTTAGTACATATTAGTGAAATAAAAAATGAACACATTAGTGCAGTGGGTAGTGTAATTTCTTTAAATGATAAAGTAAAAGTATTGGTAATTGGCATAGATCGTGAACATATTCAATTGTCAATGCGTAGGGTAGATCAAGGAACTGGAGAACCTATAGATGGTGAGCTTTATAATATAAGAAAGGGTAGCTTTTCTGATGATTCAGGTAGTAGCAGTAGTACTGGCAGCAGTTTTAAGGAAAGCTACAGTAACAGCAACAGGTATGGTAGTCATGATAAAAAGCGTGGTGGAGGTAGTAATAGGTCATCACGTCGTAATAGTAATGGATCTAATTATTATAGGGAGGATTCACCATCGAGTGGATTTGGAAATAATAATCGCTCATTCAGTAATGGTAGAAATGGTAACGACGTTTCTAGAAAACCTAGGTTTTTTTAA
- the tsaB gene encoding tRNA (adenosine(37)-N6)-threonylcarbamoyltransferase complex dimerization subunit type 1 TsaB, protein MLLLSNSLDTKIMTIMAINTSGPICSVAIISNNQTMHYEESTSDNQHSESLFKLIHKLFDKSNNSYSTITNLGVVVGPGSFTGIRAGIAAAQGIHLASKITLHGISTLEMQAYLISNSTKTNDDEILSIIEVSHNKFYSQTFNHKVIATSKIKPLDKNFSYNDYIHYTQSITSSNFNARIAALLLSYKLQNNLPTLNTAPIYFNTIN, encoded by the coding sequence ATGCTATTATTAAGTAATTCACTAGATACAAAAATTATGACTATCATGGCAATTAATACATCAGGTCCTATATGCTCTGTTGCTATAATTAGTAACAATCAAACTATGCACTATGAAGAAAGTACATCTGATAATCAACACTCAGAATCTCTATTCAAATTAATTCATAAACTATTTGATAAATCCAATAATTCATACAGCACTATAACAAACCTTGGAGTAGTAGTAGGACCAGGAAGTTTTACAGGCATTAGAGCTGGAATAGCTGCAGCTCAAGGTATACACCTTGCATCAAAAATTACCTTACATGGTATAAGCACTCTAGAAATGCAAGCATATCTGATATCAAACTCAACAAAAACTAATGATGATGAGATACTTTCAATAATTGAAGTATCCCACAATAAATTTTATTCTCAAACTTTTAATCATAAAGTCATTGCAACAAGTAAAATAAAACCGCTAGATAAAAACTTCAGCTATAATGATTATATACATTACACACAATCCATAACATCAAGCAATTTTAATGCAAGAATAGCTGCTTTATTATTGTCTTACAAATTACAAAATAATTTACCTACATTAAATACTGCACCTATATACTTCAATACAATAAACTAA
- the prfB gene encoding peptide chain release factor 2 (programmed frameshift) has product MITKSYADEELVSLGKALQLIRGYLDIDNLTNSLADLSVQCSSTSLWNDNSLAQRILSERARISKTLNSFTELEEEYNYYHELLTIVKNDSDELLNELEVGLTKLKEKIQKKEIECLFSNEADHNDCFIEIQSGAGGTESNDWSSMLLRMYVRWAEIYHNFKTEIVYKLDGEEAGLKSAIIKVTGDNAYGWTKTESGIHRLVRISPFNSNAKRHTTFSSILVSPTTNEDTNIEILDKDLRIDTYRASGAGGQHVNKTESAVRITHMPSGIVVQCQNNRSQHQNLAEAHNLLKSRLYQVKLQEKEKKMAEEHNKRCNIGWGNQIRSYIMHPYQMVKDVRTGHETGNVNSVLDGNLDSFIISALTTKT; this is encoded by the exons ATGATCACAAAATCCTATGCTGATGAAGAATTAGTAAGTTTAGGCAAGGCTTTGCAGTTGATTCGGGGTTACCTT GACATTGATAATTTAACAAATTCATTAGCTGATCTTAGTGTTCAGTGTTCTAGTACGTCCTTGTGGAATGACAATTCTTTAGCACAACGTATTCTATCTGAACGTGCTAGAATATCCAAAACTCTTAACTCATTTACAGAGTTAGAAGAGGAGTATAATTATTATCATGAACTGCTAACTATTGTAAAAAATGACTCAGATGAACTACTTAATGAGTTAGAGGTAGGTCTAACAAAATTAAAAGAAAAGATCCAAAAAAAAGAAATCGAATGCCTATTTTCTAATGAAGCAGATCATAATGATTGCTTTATAGAGATTCAATCTGGAGCTGGAGGAACAGAAAGCAATGATTGGTCTAGCATGCTTCTTCGAATGTATGTAAGATGGGCAGAAATATATCATAATTTTAAAACAGAAATTGTTTACAAGCTAGATGGCGAAGAAGCAGGATTAAAGTCTGCTATTATAAAGGTAACAGGAGATAATGCATACGGCTGGACAAAAACTGAAAGTGGTATTCATAGGCTAGTACGCATTTCTCCCTTTAACTCAAATGCTAAGCGTCATACTACCTTCTCAAGCATATTAGTTTCCCCAACAACTAATGAAGATACTAACATTGAGATCCTTGATAAAGATTTACGAATAGATACATACAGAGCATCTGGTGCAGGAGGACAACATGTTAATAAAACAGAAAGTGCCGTACGGATTACACATATGCCCTCTGGGATTGTAGTACAATGCCAAAATAATAGATCTCAACATCAAAATTTAGCTGAAGCACATAATTTATTAAAAAGCAGGCTATATCAAGTAAAATTACAGGAAAAAGAAAAAAAAATGGCAGAAGAACATAATAAAAGGTGCAACATAGGATGGGGTAACCAAATCAGATCTTACATTATGCATCCATATCAAATGGTAAAGGATGTACGTACAGGACACGAAACTGGCAATGTAAATTCTGTATTAGATGGAAATTTAGATTCATTTATTATATCAGCACTAACAACAAAAACATAG
- the gatA gene encoding Asp-tRNA(Asn)/Glu-tRNA(Gln) amidotransferase subunit GatA — MKDILKLSIAEMHDKLKKREFSAVELTKFHIEAVNNEKLNAFVTKTPEIALSAAEKADYILTHQKEKLTPLTGIPVGIKDLFCTKNIRTTACSNILKNFTPQYDSTVTKQLLNNGAVMLGKLNMDEFAMGSSNSNSCFGHVKNPWIRADGVEVVPGGSSGGSSAAVAGFLCAGALGSDTGGSVRQPAAFCGIVGLKPTYGRCSRFGMIAFASSLDQAGVLTRTVEDSALMLQSICGYDTQDSTSANIPVPKFSESITYKIKGKRIGIPKEYELSGKYQEYTEISEMWSKGIQYLKDEGAEIIEISLPHTSYALPVYYIICSAEASSNLARYDGIRYGTRIPSDDINEMYDLTRGYNFGTEVKRRILIGAYVLSSGYYDAYYNKAQRIRHLVTNDFIESFKKIDYILTPTTPKEAFAINEQFDTLTMYLNDVFTVPASLAGLPAISVPIGLSKNNLPLSLQIIGNYYDEGGILNVASIIEKHTGKILK, encoded by the coding sequence ATGAAAGACATTTTAAAATTATCTATTGCAGAAATGCATGACAAATTAAAAAAAAGAGAATTTTCTGCTGTAGAACTCACTAAATTTCATATTGAAGCTGTTAATAATGAGAAGTTAAACGCTTTTGTAACTAAAACACCAGAAATTGCCTTAAGTGCAGCTGAAAAAGCAGATTACATCTTGACACACCAAAAAGAAAAGTTAACCCCTTTAACTGGAATTCCAGTAGGTATTAAAGATTTATTTTGCACAAAAAATATCAGGACAACAGCATGCTCTAATATACTAAAAAATTTTACTCCTCAATATGATTCAACTGTTACTAAGCAATTACTTAATAATGGAGCTGTCATGTTAGGGAAGTTGAACATGGATGAATTTGCAATGGGATCATCAAACTCTAATAGTTGCTTTGGACATGTAAAAAATCCATGGATAAGAGCAGATGGAGTAGAAGTTGTCCCTGGAGGATCATCAGGTGGTTCTAGTGCTGCTGTGGCAGGGTTTTTATGCGCAGGGGCTTTAGGTAGTGATACAGGTGGTTCAGTGCGTCAACCTGCAGCATTTTGTGGCATAGTAGGGCTGAAACCAACATATGGAAGATGTTCAAGATTTGGTATGATAGCATTTGCTAGCTCTCTTGATCAAGCAGGCGTGTTAACACGCACAGTAGAAGATTCAGCTCTAATGTTACAGTCAATTTGTGGATATGATACTCAAGATTCAACCTCCGCTAATATACCTGTCCCTAAATTTTCTGAAAGCATCACATATAAAATCAAAGGTAAACGCATTGGCATACCAAAAGAATATGAGTTATCAGGGAAATATCAAGAATACACTGAAATCTCAGAAATGTGGTCTAAGGGAATACAATATCTAAAGGATGAGGGAGCTGAAATTATAGAAATTAGTTTACCACATACAAGCTACGCGCTTCCTGTATATTACATTATTTGTTCTGCAGAAGCATCCTCTAATCTTGCAAGATATGATGGAATAAGATATGGAACACGAATACCATCCGATGATATTAACGAGATGTATGACTTAACACGTGGATACAATTTTGGAACAGAAGTAAAACGAAGAATATTAATTGGAGCATACGTATTATCATCCGGATATTATGATGCATACTATAATAAGGCACAGCGTATCAGACATTTAGTAACAAATGACTTTATCGAATCATTCAAAAAAATTGACTATATATTAACCCCTACTACTCCTAAAGAAGCCTTTGCAATAAATGAACAATTCGATACATTAACCATGTACTTAAATGATGTATTTACTGTTCCAGCAAGTTTAGCAGGACTACCTGCTATTTCAGTTCCTATAGGGTTATCAAAAAACAATTTACCTCTTTCTTTACAAATAATAGGTAACTACTATGATGAAGGAGGAATTTTAAATGTAGCTAGCATTATAGAAAAACATACAGGCAAAATTTTAAAATAG